In Armatimonadota bacterium, a genomic segment contains:
- a CDS encoding ABC transporter permease, translating into MKRSNWLTEWLPPLVVIVSAFAIWEAGVALLRVPEFILPGPSAVWVALVKWREAIWFNASQTLYTTLVGFAMALAGGMGLGLAIGYSTLVYRALYPLLVAFNSVPKAAIVPVLVIWFGIGTIPAILTAFLISFFPIVVNVATGLATMEPELQDVLRSLGASKREIFLKVGIPRSLPYFFASLKVAVTLAFVGAVISETVASNKGIGYLMIAASSRFEVPLVFAGLIVVAAMGVALFAFFAVIEHRLTSWAYRGPALTV; encoded by the coding sequence ATGAAGCGCTCAAACTGGTTGACCGAATGGCTGCCCCCGCTGGTGGTGATCGTGTCCGCCTTCGCCATCTGGGAGGCAGGGGTCGCCCTGCTGCGCGTGCCCGAGTTCATCCTGCCCGGGCCCAGCGCGGTGTGGGTAGCGCTGGTGAAGTGGCGCGAGGCCATCTGGTTCAACGCCTCGCAGACGCTGTACACGACCCTTGTGGGATTCGCCATGGCTCTCGCCGGAGGAATGGGGCTGGGGCTGGCCATCGGCTACTCCACGCTGGTGTACCGGGCGCTCTATCCCCTGCTGGTGGCTTTCAACAGCGTGCCCAAGGCGGCGATCGTGCCCGTGCTCGTAATCTGGTTTGGAATCGGCACGATCCCGGCGATCCTCACCGCGTTCCTCATCTCGTTCTTCCCGATCGTCGTGAACGTGGCCACCGGGCTGGCCACGATGGAGCCAGAGCTGCAGGACGTGCTGCGGTCGCTGGGAGCGTCCAAGCGCGAGATCTTCCTCAAGGTCGGCATCCCACGATCGCTGCCTTACTTCTTCGCGTCGCTCAAGGTCGCGGTAACGCTGGCATTCGTGGGCGCCGTGATCTCTGAGACCGTGGCATCGAACAAGGGCATCGGCTATCTGATGATCGCGGCCAGCTCGCGCTTCGAGGTGCCGCTCGTGTTCGCCGGGTTGATCGTGGTCGCCGCCATGGGCGTGGCGCTGTTCGCGTTCTTCGCGGTCATCGAGCACCGCCTGACGAGTTGGGCATACCGGGGACCGGCTCTGACCGTCTGA